One segment of Bradyrhizobium sp. WD16 DNA contains the following:
- a CDS encoding DUF2061 domain-containing protein, translating into MLIFQGRETHTRSVIKALSWRTLGTMDTFVISWVMTGRVAMAGSIAGLEIITKIAWYYLHERIWAGIAWGRR; encoded by the coding sequence GTGCTCATTTTTCAGGGCCGGGAAACCCACACCCGCTCGGTGATCAAGGCACTGAGCTGGCGCACCCTCGGCACGATGGACACCTTCGTGATCAGCTGGGTGATGACCGGGCGCGTCGCCATGGCAGGGTCCATCGCCGGGCTCGAGATCATCACCAAGATCGCATGGTATTACCTGCACGAAAGGATCTGGGCCGGAATCGCCTGGGGCCGGCGATGA
- a CDS encoding multidrug effflux MFS transporter, with the protein MTVTAAHDRAPTSPQLLVVILGLLSAFAPLATDLYLPGFPLLAQSFGVGDDRVQITLSVFFLGLALGQALYGPVIDRYGRRGPLLAGIAIYIAGTLVCLVTTDINLFTAARFVEAVGGCAGMVVGRAIVNDLYDETEGARALSLLMIVMTMMPIVAPGIGGIILAVASWRAIFVVILIIGTGCGLLTFLLLPETLPAAKRSRTPLSAGLADYGRLLRNHSFLLPTLAGGFALGCMFAFISGSPFVLIQLHHVGERSFGYLFGLVALGLVIAAQVNRSALSRWSTATLLSAALTANVVASLILIAAAGSHSLWVMFIPLWLTIASVGFIGANATAIAMAAAGSASGSGSALIGVLQFACAFAASAVVSQTQNATAYPMTLTILACATLARLTWALACIVDRRRRTISAGG; encoded by the coding sequence ATGACGGTGACCGCAGCCCATGATCGCGCGCCAACCTCGCCGCAGCTGCTTGTGGTCATTCTCGGCCTTTTGTCCGCGTTCGCGCCGCTCGCCACCGACCTCTACCTTCCCGGCTTCCCCCTCCTGGCCCAGTCCTTCGGCGTCGGCGACGACCGGGTGCAGATCACTCTGTCGGTGTTCTTCCTCGGGCTGGCGCTCGGCCAGGCGCTCTACGGTCCGGTCATCGACCGCTACGGCCGGCGTGGACCGCTGCTCGCCGGGATCGCAATCTACATCGCCGGGACGCTGGTCTGCCTCGTCACCACCGATATCAACCTGTTCACCGCGGCGCGGTTCGTCGAGGCGGTCGGCGGATGCGCCGGCATGGTGGTCGGACGGGCCATCGTCAACGACCTCTATGACGAGACCGAGGGCGCACGCGCCCTGTCGCTGCTCATGATCGTCATGACCATGATGCCGATCGTCGCGCCGGGCATCGGCGGCATCATTCTCGCGGTCGCTTCCTGGCGGGCGATTTTTGTCGTGATCCTGATCATCGGCACCGGCTGCGGCCTCCTCACTTTCCTGCTGCTGCCGGAGACGCTGCCCGCCGCCAAGCGCAGCCGCACGCCGCTGTCCGCGGGGCTCGCGGACTATGGGCGACTGCTGCGCAACCACAGCTTCCTGCTGCCGACGCTCGCCGGCGGTTTCGCCCTCGGCTGCATGTTTGCCTTCATCAGCGGCTCGCCCTTCGTACTGATCCAGCTTCATCACGTCGGCGAGCGGAGTTTCGGCTATCTCTTCGGCCTCGTCGCCCTCGGCCTTGTGATCGCCGCCCAGGTCAACCGCTCGGCCCTGAGCCGCTGGAGCACGGCGACGCTGCTCAGTGCGGCGCTGACCGCCAATGTGGTTGCCTCCCTGATCCTGATCGCCGCTGCCGGCAGCCACAGCCTGTGGGTGATGTTCATCCCCCTCTGGCTCACCATCGCTTCGGTCGGATTCATCGGCGCCAATGCCACGGCGATCGCCATGGCTGCTGCCGGCAGCGCGAGCGGCAGCGGCTCGGCGCTGATTGGCGTGCTGCAATTTGCCTGCGCCTTCGCCGCCAGTGCCGTCGTCTCCCAGACCCAGAATGCGACGGCATATCCGATGACGCTTACCATTCTCGCCTGCGCCACCCTCGCCCGGCTCACCTGGGCGCTCGCCTGTATCGTGGACCGCCGCCGCCGGACGATTTCAGCCGGCGGCTGA